From a single Bacillus gobiensis genomic region:
- the ybeY gene encoding rRNA maturation RNase YbeY, which produces MTLIIDLTDTTGRLSDGQLEAIEKLLEFAAEEEGTEPESEVSITIMTNEEIQQINKQYRSKDSPTDVISFAMEEEGEGEIKIVGADTPPVLGDIIISIEKANEQAEEYGHSVERELGFLAIHGFLHLLGYDHMTKEQEEEMFTKQKELLNRYGLKRT; this is translated from the coding sequence ATGACATTAATAATTGATTTAACCGACACGACCGGCCGTTTAAGCGATGGCCAGCTTGAAGCCATTGAAAAGCTGCTTGAATTTGCCGCAGAGGAAGAAGGTACCGAACCGGAATCGGAGGTTTCCATTACGATTATGACAAACGAAGAGATTCAGCAGATCAACAAACAGTACAGGAGTAAAGACAGTCCGACAGACGTTATCTCTTTTGCCATGGAAGAAGAAGGTGAAGGAGAAATAAAGATTGTCGGTGCTGATACGCCTCCGGTGCTGGGAGATATTATTATCAGCATTGAAAAAGCTAATGAACAGGCAGAAGAATACGGGCATTCTGTGGAAAGGGAATTAGGGTTTTTAGCGATTCACGGATTTCTTCACTTGCTAGGATATGATCACATGACTAAAGAGCAAGAGGAGGAAATGTTTACAAAACAAAAGGAATTGTTAAACAGATATGGGCTTAAAAGAACCTAG
- the rpsU gene encoding 30S ribosomal protein S21 — translation MSKTVVRKNESLEDALRRFKRSVSKTGTLQEARKREFYEKPSVKRKKKSEAARKRKF, via the coding sequence ATGTCAAAAACGGTCGTTAGAAAAAACGAATCGCTTGAAGATGCTCTTCGTCGCTTCAAACGCAGTGTATCAAAGACAGGTACATTGCAAGAAGCAAGAAAGCGTGAATTCTATGAAAAACCTAGCGTAAAACGCAAGAAAAAATCAGAAGCGGCAAGAAAACGCAAATTCTAA
- a CDS encoding diacylglycerol kinase family protein translates to MGLKEPRNNNEWTRLMNSFKYAFEGIRQTLLSERNFQIHTVAACVVIIFAAVYQISFHEWLIVLILIGGMLALELMNTAVEHIVDMVSPKHHPLAKAAKDASAAAVCVFAIISCMIGLLIFIPKIFL, encoded by the coding sequence ATGGGCTTAAAAGAACCTAGGAATAATAATGAGTGGACCCGCCTTATGAATAGTTTTAAATATGCCTTTGAAGGAATTCGCCAAACGTTATTATCTGAAAGGAATTTTCAAATCCATACCGTTGCAGCATGCGTGGTCATCATTTTTGCTGCTGTTTATCAGATATCCTTTCATGAGTGGCTTATTGTACTCATTTTGATTGGCGGAATGCTGGCTTTGGAATTAATGAATACGGCTGTTGAACATATTGTTGATATGGTTAGTCCAAAGCATCATCCGCTGGCCAAGGCGGCCAAAGATGCATCAGCCGCTGCAGTTTGCGTATTTGCAATTATATCGTGTATGATAGGTTTACTCATTTTCATACCAAAAATCTTTTTGTGA
- the floA gene encoding flotillin-like protein FloA (flotillin-like protein involved in membrane lipid rafts), protein MDPQALLFLALIAAGIIVLAIFFTFVPVMLWISAMAAGVKISIFTLVGMRLRRVIPGRVVNPLIKAHKAGVDVTTNQLESHYLAGGNVDRVVNALIAAQRANIELSFTRCAAIDLAGRNVLEAVQMSVNPKVIETPFISGVAMNGIEVKAKARITVRANIDRLVGGAGEETIIARVGEGIVSTIGSAVDHKKVLENPDMISQTVLGKGLDSGTAFEILSIDIADVDIGKNIGAILQTDQAEADKNIAQAKAEERRAMAVAQEQEMRARVEEMRAKVVEAEAEVPLAMSEALREGNIGVMDYMNLKNIESDTEMRGSFGKITNDPSEDNPKS, encoded by the coding sequence ATGGATCCACAAGCTTTATTATTTTTAGCATTAATAGCAGCAGGAATAATCGTTTTAGCTATTTTCTTTACGTTTGTGCCTGTTATGCTCTGGATATCTGCAATGGCAGCCGGAGTGAAGATCAGTATCTTTACACTTGTTGGAATGAGGCTTCGCCGCGTCATACCTGGCAGGGTTGTCAACCCTTTAATCAAAGCGCATAAAGCCGGGGTTGATGTGACAACTAACCAACTCGAGAGCCACTATTTGGCCGGCGGAAATGTTGATCGAGTTGTAAATGCATTAATTGCAGCACAACGCGCAAATATTGAACTATCGTTTACAAGATGCGCAGCGATTGATTTAGCCGGGAGAAACGTGCTTGAAGCAGTGCAAATGAGCGTTAACCCGAAAGTTATTGAAACGCCGTTTATTTCCGGGGTAGCGATGAATGGGATCGAAGTAAAAGCGAAAGCAAGAATTACCGTTCGGGCGAATATTGACCGCCTCGTCGGGGGAGCTGGTGAAGAAACGATTATCGCCCGGGTTGGTGAAGGCATTGTATCAACCATTGGTTCAGCTGTAGACCATAAAAAAGTGCTGGAAAATCCCGATATGATTTCGCAAACCGTTTTAGGGAAAGGGCTTGATTCAGGAACGGCGTTTGAAATTCTATCGATTGATATTGCGGACGTGGATATCGGCAAAAACATCGGCGCTATTTTACAAACTGATCAAGCGGAAGCCGACAAAAATATTGCCCAGGCAAAAGCGGAAGAACGCCGGGCCATGGCTGTTGCGCAAGAACAAGAGATGCGTGCCCGTGTTGAAGAAATGCGTGCTAAAGTCGTGGAAGCAGAAGCTGAGGTGCCGCTTGCCATGTCAGAAGCACTTCGTGAAGGAAATATCGGCGTTATGGATTATATGAATTTAAAAAATATTGAATCGGACACGGAAATGCGCGGTTCTTTCGGGAAAATAACTAATGATCCTTCAGAAGACAATCCTAAATCATAA
- the yqfD gene encoding sporulation protein YqfD, which translates to MKNKWFSFFSGTVQVEVKGPGIERFINECMRKKIPLYQVRRKNGHVLFFIRLSDVYALRRAIRNFECKCSFTKRKGLPFLIRKSMRNSGFAIGFFGFFLILFLLSNMVWSIHITGAKPETEHEIRKQLNEIGIKIGRLQFVTPTPEIIQKELTDRVSNITWIGVELNGTDLQMKVVEKNEPEKPEYVSPQDLVAKKKAVITNMFVEKGVPLVTVNEHVRKGQKLVSGIIGYEDNKQKVAAKGEILGETWYKSTVTVPLETTFQVYTGKVKTMHKLAAGSQSIPFWGFSLSDEEMGASKTEKLTYPLHFLQFKLPLSYEKELIRETETSKRSYTEKQAIEEGIKMGKKDVEKKIGIDGKVIDEKVLHQTSENGKVKLIILYQVIENIVKTTPIVQGD; encoded by the coding sequence ATGAAGAATAAATGGTTTTCTTTTTTTTCCGGGACGGTTCAAGTGGAAGTAAAAGGTCCAGGGATTGAAAGGTTTATAAATGAATGTATGAGAAAAAAAATACCTTTATATCAAGTGCGGAGAAAAAATGGACATGTTCTGTTTTTTATCAGGCTTTCTGATGTATATGCCCTAAGGAGAGCCATTAGGAATTTTGAATGCAAATGCAGCTTTACGAAACGGAAAGGACTTCCTTTTCTTATACGGAAGTCGATGCGCAACAGCGGATTTGCCATTGGTTTTTTTGGTTTTTTTCTCATCCTGTTTCTGCTTTCAAACATGGTATGGAGCATCCACATCACCGGAGCGAAGCCGGAAACTGAACACGAGATCAGGAAGCAGTTGAATGAGATTGGGATAAAAATCGGGAGACTTCAATTTGTGACCCCTACACCGGAAATTATTCAAAAAGAGCTGACTGACCGCGTCAGCAATATTACATGGATTGGCGTCGAGTTAAATGGTACGGATTTACAGATGAAGGTCGTTGAAAAAAACGAACCGGAGAAACCGGAATACGTAAGCCCTCAAGACTTAGTAGCCAAAAAGAAGGCGGTCATTACCAATATGTTCGTCGAAAAGGGAGTGCCGCTTGTTACGGTGAATGAACACGTCAGGAAGGGGCAAAAGCTTGTCTCTGGAATTATTGGCTACGAAGATAATAAACAAAAGGTTGCTGCAAAAGGAGAGATATTGGGAGAAACGTGGTATAAATCTACTGTGACTGTCCCGCTTGAAACAACTTTTCAAGTGTACACGGGAAAAGTAAAAACGATGCACAAGCTGGCCGCAGGCTCGCAATCGATTCCATTTTGGGGCTTTTCATTGTCGGACGAGGAAATGGGAGCATCAAAAACCGAAAAACTTACCTATCCCCTGCACTTTTTGCAATTCAAATTACCGTTGTCCTATGAAAAAGAACTGATTAGAGAAACGGAAACATCTAAGCGATCGTATACGGAGAAGCAAGCAATCGAAGAAGGAATAAAGATGGGAAAAAAAGATGTTGAGAAAAAAATTGGAATTGATGGTAAAGTAATAGATGAAAAAGTTTTGCACCAAACGAGCGAGAATGGTAAAGTAAAATTGATTATTCTGTACCAGGTAATTGAAAACATTGTAAAAACTACACCTATCGTTCAGGGAGATTAA
- a CDS encoding YqzL family protein produces MLNFTWTVFSQTGNVDTYLLFKELEKEKTEVPERLDNKLAEIDYPI; encoded by the coding sequence ATGTTGAATTTTACCTGGACTGTTTTTTCGCAAACAGGTAACGTCGATACCTATCTCCTTTTTAAAGAACTGGAGAAGGAGAAAACCGAAGTGCCCGAAAGACTTGATAATAAGCTGGCCGAAATTGACTATCCGATATAA
- a CDS encoding HD family phosphohydrolase, with product MKKNENKESSRLNRMKHFRFLHYILYGFLAALLFFLLFFHIRPETLDLDLFSVSDQTIYSPSTVEDEQATENRKREAVDEVKDQYVMRKDFSDNQVDLVASIFSSIAEVKAERDEKSKNEGSPPDDKTLIDSVKKQLTKDVNDALSDDIILSLLNTSNEELENVKDYVITTVNSIMGNEISIEEIEEAKNSVNKELKNYSIPSELQNAAVTVGRYAIIPNHVYDPKGTEQKRQDAADNVQPVQIKQGQILVEENQLIDREVYRKLQLAGLLDGSDLYRPVTGLLLLIGLFIAVMAYYFQKQDKPITEKNKSLLLYSLIFVITILLMEVISLFQQMDYRNTAYLVPVAMGGVLIKLLLDEKIAILSSIIFAICGSIMFNDEVTGVFNFVAGIYLLISSISGVLFLGKHNARAKILQTGLYVSIINILVMSALLFIQNTTQPGWEIGTNAVMCIFSGVASSVLAIGLTPFFETGFGLLSTIRLIELSNPNHPLLRKILTETPGTYHHSVMVANLSEAACEAVGANGLLARVGAYYHDIGKTKRPQYFIENQMNIDNPHDKLSPQLSKNIIISHAVDGANMLRNHKMPKELVDIAEQHHGTSLLKFFFYKAKEKGDRITEEEFRYPGPKPQSKEAAIISIADSVEAAVRSMHNPNPDRIEKLVRAIISDKLQDNQFSECDLTFKELNNIAKTLCETLQGIFHSRIEYPESVKQKVKQA from the coding sequence TTGAAAAAAAATGAAAATAAGGAAAGCAGCAGGCTGAACAGGATGAAACACTTTCGTTTTTTGCATTACATCCTGTATGGTTTTTTGGCAGCTTTGTTGTTTTTTCTTTTATTTTTCCATATAAGGCCAGAAACCCTTGATCTGGATCTTTTTTCTGTCAGTGACCAAACGATATACTCACCATCAACAGTTGAAGACGAGCAGGCTACAGAAAACAGAAAAAGGGAAGCAGTTGATGAAGTTAAAGATCAGTATGTGATGAGAAAAGACTTCTCAGATAACCAAGTAGATCTGGTAGCTTCTATTTTTTCAAGCATAGCCGAAGTGAAGGCGGAGCGTGATGAAAAGAGTAAAAACGAAGGTTCTCCGCCAGACGATAAAACGCTTATTGACTCGGTTAAAAAGCAACTGACGAAGGATGTTAATGATGCATTATCCGACGATATCATATTGTCGCTACTCAATACGAGCAACGAGGAACTGGAAAATGTAAAGGATTACGTGATCACGACAGTAAATTCGATCATGGGCAATGAAATTTCGATTGAGGAAATTGAAGAAGCCAAAAATAGTGTCAACAAAGAATTAAAAAATTATTCTATTCCATCTGAGCTGCAGAACGCTGCGGTGACTGTCGGCAGGTATGCCATTATTCCAAACCATGTATACGATCCAAAAGGGACGGAACAAAAAAGGCAGGACGCGGCTGACAATGTTCAACCGGTACAAATCAAACAAGGCCAGATTCTCGTTGAAGAGAACCAGTTGATCGACAGGGAAGTCTATCGAAAGCTGCAGCTGGCCGGTCTTTTGGACGGATCTGATTTGTACAGGCCAGTTACTGGACTATTGCTGCTGATTGGCTTATTCATTGCTGTAATGGCGTACTATTTTCAAAAACAGGACAAACCGATTACTGAGAAAAATAAATCTTTATTATTATATTCATTAATCTTTGTCATTACGATTTTATTGATGGAAGTAATCAGTTTATTTCAACAGATGGATTACCGAAATACCGCCTATCTCGTGCCGGTGGCAATGGGTGGTGTGCTGATTAAACTTTTGCTTGATGAGAAGATTGCGATTTTATCAAGTATCATCTTTGCAATTTGCGGAAGCATTATGTTTAACGATGAGGTTACTGGTGTGTTTAACTTTGTCGCAGGCATTTACTTGTTGATCAGTTCGATTTCTGGTGTGCTCTTTTTAGGAAAGCATAATGCGAGAGCAAAAATATTGCAAACCGGCTTATATGTTTCGATTATTAATATTCTTGTAATGTCGGCCCTCTTGTTTATTCAAAATACGACCCAGCCTGGCTGGGAAATTGGGACAAATGCGGTGATGTGTATCTTTTCAGGTGTTGCTTCTTCTGTATTAGCGATTGGTTTAACGCCGTTTTTTGAAACAGGGTTTGGTTTGCTTTCAACGATAAGGCTGATTGAACTTTCCAATCCGAATCACCCTTTGCTGCGGAAAATACTTACCGAAACGCCTGGAACCTACCACCACAGTGTAATGGTAGCCAATTTGTCGGAGGCGGCGTGTGAAGCAGTCGGGGCAAACGGTCTCCTTGCAAGAGTGGGAGCGTATTACCATGATATCGGGAAAACGAAACGCCCTCAGTATTTTATTGAAAATCAAATGAACATCGATAATCCGCATGATAAACTATCACCACAGCTTAGCAAAAACATTATCATTTCCCATGCGGTAGACGGGGCAAATATGCTGAGGAACCATAAAATGCCAAAAGAATTAGTCGATATTGCCGAGCAGCATCACGGAACGTCACTGCTTAAGTTCTTTTTTTACAAAGCGAAAGAAAAAGGTGACCGTATTACGGAGGAAGAATTTCGTTATCCAGGCCCTAAGCCGCAATCGAAGGAAGCTGCCATTATTTCGATTGCCGATAGCGTAGAAGCGGCTGTCCGCTCAATGCACAATCCGAACCCTGACAGGATTGAAAAACTGGTCAGGGCGATTATCTCAGATAAACTGCAGGATAATCAGTTTAGCGAATGCGATTTAACATTTAAAGAGCTTAACAATATTGCGAAAACGCTATGTGAAACGTTACAGGGAATATTCCACTCCCGGATTGAATATCCGGAGTCAGTCAAACAGAAGGTGAAGCAAGCATGA
- a CDS encoding GatB/YqeY domain-containing protein encodes MSLLERLNQDMKLYMRNREKDKLSVIRMVKASLQNEAIKLKKDGLSEEEELTVLSREVKQRKDSLQEFSNANRSDLVDKVQNELDILEAYLPKQLSEDELLSIVNETISETGASSKAEMGKVMSAIMPKVKGKADGGLVNKLVSQQLS; translated from the coding sequence ATGTCTCTTCTTGAGCGATTAAATCAAGATATGAAGCTGTATATGAGAAACCGTGAAAAAGACAAACTTTCTGTCATTCGAATGGTTAAGGCTTCCTTGCAAAATGAGGCAATTAAGCTTAAGAAAGACGGGTTATCTGAAGAAGAGGAACTCACCGTCCTTTCTCGTGAAGTAAAGCAACGTAAAGACTCCCTCCAAGAATTTTCAAACGCAAATCGTTCAGATTTAGTAGATAAAGTTCAAAATGAATTGGATATTTTAGAAGCTTATTTACCAAAGCAGCTTTCTGAAGATGAGCTGCTTAGCATCGTAAATGAAACGATTTCTGAAACCGGGGCAAGCTCGAAGGCAGAAATGGGCAAAGTGATGTCTGCCATTATGCCAAAGGTGAAAGGAAAAGCTGATGGAGGGCTTGTAAACAAGCTCGTATCGCAGCAGCTTTCTTAA
- the era gene encoding GTPase Era, giving the protein MDIQYKSGFVSIIGRPNVGKSTFINQAIGQKIAIMSDKPQTTRNKVQGVRTTADSQIIFIDTPGIHKPKHKLGDFMMKVAENTLKEVDLILFVINAEEGYGRGDEFIIERLKRTKTPVFLIVNKIDRVHPDQLLPLIDEYRGLYPFKEVVPISALEGNNVDTLLKQIEDSLPEGPQYYPSDQVTDHPERFIIAELIREKVLHLTREEIPHSIAVAIDLIKRRENGSVYVEATIVVERDSQKGIVIGKRGALLKEVGKRARKDIELLLGSQVFLELWVKVQKDWRNKMSQLRDFGFNEDEY; this is encoded by the coding sequence ATGGACATTCAGTATAAATCAGGATTTGTTTCCATCATTGGTAGACCCAATGTTGGAAAATCAACCTTTATCAACCAGGCAATTGGCCAAAAAATAGCGATTATGAGTGATAAGCCGCAAACGACTAGAAATAAAGTGCAGGGTGTTCGAACAACCGCAGATTCCCAAATCATTTTTATTGACACTCCAGGTATACACAAGCCCAAACATAAGCTGGGCGACTTTATGATGAAAGTGGCAGAGAATACATTAAAAGAAGTTGACTTGATTTTATTCGTGATAAACGCGGAAGAAGGGTACGGACGCGGAGATGAATTCATTATCGAGAGGCTGAAGCGCACGAAGACTCCTGTTTTTTTAATTGTTAATAAAATTGACAGAGTCCACCCTGATCAGCTGCTTCCTCTTATTGATGAATACCGCGGGCTCTATCCGTTTAAAGAAGTGGTGCCAATCTCGGCGCTTGAAGGCAACAACGTAGATACTCTTCTGAAACAGATTGAAGACTCCCTGCCGGAAGGACCCCAATATTACCCTTCTGATCAGGTCACAGATCATCCGGAACGATTTATTATTGCTGAATTGATCCGTGAAAAAGTGCTTCATCTTACACGTGAAGAAATTCCACACAGCATAGCGGTAGCTATTGATTTGATTAAAAGAAGAGAGAACGGTTCTGTATATGTTGAAGCCACGATCGTTGTGGAAAGAGACTCCCAAAAGGGAATTGTTATTGGCAAAAGAGGTGCTTTGCTGAAAGAAGTTGGAAAACGGGCAAGGAAAGACATTGAGCTTCTGCTTGGTTCACAAGTATTTCTTGAATTGTGGGTAAAGGTACAGAAGGACTGGAGAAACAAAATGTCGCAGCTTCGTGATTTTGGCTTTAATGAGGATGAGTATTAA
- a CDS encoding PhoH family protein, with product MTEHLLQMNEQLDNTEEAMALFGNQDVYLKLMEEGMGVSIITRGETVYVSGSEKQAVIVDRLLSSLLRLIRKGIDLSERDIVYAMKMAKTDQLTYFESLYDDEITKNAKGKSIRVKTLGQRKYAAAMKEHDMVFGIGPAGTGKTYLAVVKAVHELKNGHVKRIILTRPAVEAGESLGFLPGDLKEKVDPYLRPLYDALHDVLGSDHTERLMERGVIEIAPLAYMRGRTLDDSFVILDEAQNTTPAQMKMFLTRLGFKSKMVITGDITQVDLPKGIKSGLQVAREMLKHIPDIPFVELDPTDVVRHPLVAKIIEAYETKNN from the coding sequence ATGACAGAACACTTACTTCAAATGAATGAGCAATTAGATAATACGGAAGAAGCCATGGCTCTGTTCGGCAATCAAGACGTATACTTGAAGCTGATGGAGGAGGGAATGGGAGTTTCCATCATTACGAGAGGGGAAACTGTCTATGTCTCCGGATCCGAGAAGCAAGCTGTCATAGTTGACCGGCTGTTATCCTCGTTATTGCGCTTGATCCGAAAAGGCATCGATCTTTCAGAGCGTGATATCGTGTATGCAATGAAAATGGCAAAAACAGACCAGCTTACGTATTTCGAAAGCTTGTATGATGATGAAATTACGAAAAATGCAAAAGGAAAAAGCATTCGTGTAAAAACACTCGGACAGAGGAAGTATGCTGCTGCGATGAAGGAGCATGATATGGTATTCGGCATTGGGCCGGCCGGAACGGGAAAGACGTATCTTGCAGTAGTAAAAGCTGTTCATGAATTAAAGAATGGACATGTAAAACGAATCATTTTAACCAGGCCTGCTGTAGAAGCCGGTGAAAGCTTAGGCTTTTTACCGGGAGATTTAAAGGAAAAAGTGGATCCGTATCTCAGGCCGCTGTACGACGCTTTGCATGATGTGTTAGGCTCAGACCATACCGAACGGCTGATGGAGAGGGGAGTTATTGAAATTGCTCCTCTTGCGTATATGAGGGGAAGAACGCTTGATGATTCCTTTGTCATTTTGGACGAGGCGCAAAATACGACTCCAGCCCAAATGAAAATGTTTTTAACCCGTTTGGGCTTTAAGTCCAAAATGGTCATTACCGGCGACATCACCCAGGTTGATTTACCTAAAGGGATCAAATCCGGCCTTCAAGTCGCGAGAGAAATGCTTAAGCATATTCCTGATATTCCATTTGTGGAATTGGACCCAACCGACGTCGTTAGACATCCGTTAGTTGCGAAAATTATCGAAGCATATGAAACGAAGAATAACTAG
- a CDS encoding cytidine deaminase: MIINDLILEAEKARQFAYVPYSKFKVGAAILTNDGKVYRGCNIENAAYGVCNCAERTALFKAYSEGDTSFQMLAVIADTARPVPPCGACRQVISELCPPDMKVVLANLNGDRSEMTVQELLPGAFSQGDLNGHSV, from the coding sequence ATGATCATTAACGATTTAATTTTAGAAGCGGAAAAAGCAAGACAATTCGCTTATGTCCCATACTCCAAATTCAAGGTTGGAGCTGCTATTTTAACAAATGACGGAAAAGTATACAGAGGATGCAATATAGAAAATGCAGCGTATGGAGTATGCAACTGCGCTGAACGAACAGCCCTTTTTAAAGCTTATTCAGAAGGGGACACATCTTTTCAAATGCTTGCGGTAATCGCGGACACCGCTCGCCCTGTCCCGCCCTGCGGAGCATGCAGGCAAGTGATATCCGAGCTTTGTCCGCCGGATATGAAAGTCGTATTGGCTAATTTAAATGGTGATAGAAGTGAAATGACTGTGCAAGAATTATTGCCAGGGGCATTTTCTCAGGGAGATTTAAATGGACATTCAGTATAA
- a CDS encoding NfeD family protein — MVKKKIALALIYGFVLVLSIGVHVTAKSTSENVYVIPIEDTVEKGLSQFLKRSFKEAEENNAAHIILNINTPGGAVDAALEMADTINSTDIPVTAFVNKRALSAGAYLALNADDLYMAPGGMIGAAAVIDMEGNAADKKVESLWLSEMEEAASKNSRDPKYALAMADMDVDASEVGAPAGELLTLNSERALEVGYTEGITANLDELLMKLNLENAKVTDIKVSFAESVARIVTHPVVIPILLSIGSLGLIMELFSPGFGIPGILGITSLVLFFFGHFIAGLAGTETILLFIAGIVMILLEFIVPGGIVGVLGICAVIISLFLASGNIAVMSISLTIAITVAAAASILFTKVLGKNMKFFKKLVLNDSTNTESGYISNENRLELIGKVGVTLTPLRPSGTIVLNDERIDVVSEGTFIAKDKQVKIVKTEGSRIVVREI; from the coding sequence ATGGTTAAAAAAAAGATTGCTCTTGCTCTTATCTATGGTTTTGTATTAGTCTTAAGTATAGGAGTTCATGTGACCGCAAAATCCACCTCTGAAAATGTGTATGTCATTCCAATCGAAGATACAGTAGAGAAAGGCCTCTCTCAATTTCTCAAAAGATCCTTCAAAGAAGCGGAAGAAAACAATGCAGCACATATCATTCTGAACATAAATACTCCAGGTGGCGCAGTTGATGCAGCATTGGAAATGGCCGATACTATCAATTCAACCGACATTCCTGTAACCGCTTTTGTCAATAAGCGGGCACTTTCTGCCGGTGCTTATCTAGCGCTTAATGCTGATGATCTTTATATGGCACCTGGTGGTATGATAGGTGCCGCAGCTGTGATTGACATGGAAGGAAATGCTGCAGATAAAAAAGTAGAGTCACTGTGGTTAAGCGAGATGGAGGAAGCAGCCTCAAAAAACAGCCGTGATCCTAAATATGCTCTGGCAATGGCTGATATGGATGTTGATGCCAGCGAAGTTGGGGCTCCAGCTGGAGAGTTGCTGACATTAAATTCTGAACGTGCATTGGAGGTTGGATATACAGAAGGAATCACTGCCAATCTGGATGAGCTTTTGATGAAACTTAATCTTGAAAATGCGAAGGTAACTGATATTAAGGTGAGCTTTGCAGAGAGTGTTGCCAGAATCGTGACTCATCCGGTAGTTATTCCTATATTATTATCGATTGGCAGCCTCGGGTTGATCATGGAGTTATTTTCTCCCGGATTTGGGATTCCTGGAATCTTGGGGATCACTTCTCTTGTACTGTTTTTTTTCGGTCATTTTATTGCGGGGCTGGCAGGTACAGAAACGATTCTTCTTTTTATAGCGGGAATTGTGATGATCTTATTAGAGTTTATCGTCCCAGGAGGAATAGTTGGTGTACTTGGAATTTGTGCTGTTATCATCAGTTTGTTTTTAGCATCAGGAAATATTGCGGTCATGTCGATTTCTTTAACAATTGCGATCACAGTTGCCGCAGCAGCATCTATTCTATTTACGAAGGTGTTGGGGAAAAATATGAAATTTTTTAAAAAGCTAGTGTTAAATGACTCTACTAATACAGAAAGCGGTTATATTTCTAATGAGAACCGACTCGAACTGATTGGAAAAGTTGGTGTTACGTTGACCCCGCTCCGGCCTTCCGGAACGATCGTCTTGAATGATGAAAGAATTGATGTCGTTAGCGAAGGTACTTTTATCGCAAAAGACAAACAAGTAAAAATTGTGAAGACAGAAGGTTCGAGGATTGTAGTCAGAGAAATCTAA
- the yqfC gene encoding sporulation protein YqfC: MAQKWHKRMRSWITKTLEMPPDVMMDLPRITMIGRLHIYIENHRGLLLFSEEEVRLMLKQGQCIIHGKNFVIKAILPEEILLEGKIDQVKYIES, encoded by the coding sequence ATGGCGCAAAAATGGCATAAACGAATGAGATCATGGATCACCAAAACGTTAGAAATGCCCCCCGATGTCATGATGGATCTGCCCAGAATCACCATGATTGGACGGCTTCATATATACATAGAGAACCATCGCGGGCTATTGTTATTCAGTGAGGAAGAAGTCAGGCTTATGCTTAAGCAGGGACAGTGTATTATTCATGGCAAGAATTTTGTGATCAAAGCGATATTGCCTGAAGAGATTCTGCTTGAAGGCAAAATTGATCAAGTCAAATACATTGAATCCTGA